In the genome of Myripristis murdjan chromosome 21, fMyrMur1.1, whole genome shotgun sequence, the window GTGCACACAAAGATTGATGATGCACATAGTCTGTACATACAGTGCAAAGAATACATACATTGCAGACAGTGCAAGAGATATCCTTGACAATAGATTTTCCTTGATATATTCACTGTGTTGATATCAACAAATTGTCACTTTGTATTGATAAGAATATCTCATTCAGTTTCCAATAATGATTCAGTCGCTTTTGAAAAATGCAGTGCACATTGTCATTTATACATAGACACATCCTGTCAATGCAATATGATAAATAGTAGGTACTATTGCTGTCCTTCTTACTGAATCCCTAACACACTCAGTGTTAGAGACGAAAGcaaatgtgtttgcatttgaaaaaGACCCACCTGTCATCCTCCTCAATGTCATCTCCATCTTTGAGCCAGGCAACATCTGGTGGAGGCTCTCCACTTATTTCAGCTTTGAGTGTCACTGTTGTTCCTTTCTTAGCCTTGATGTTGTCTGGGCCTTTGGAAACCttagcagggactgggagaacATGAGGCAAATTCTCCTGTTAGCCATGTGATCACTTCCTAACCAGCTGAGGATAAAATggacaatgtaacacaatgCATCAAATTCTTCCATATGCCAGGTATTGCTGCAAACCTAAAACTGAAATCTCTCTAGCCGAAATCATAATTAACACGTGTGGCTATTGTTTTAGGTGGAAAATGTGAAGGTTCCTGTTTAAAGGATGTTTCAATCTAGCATGATATTTCAATCTGGGTTATTCACACACTGGTTTAGACACTACTAAACACTAGACAAAATACAGAAGGAATAAGATTTGGCAATTCTGATGAGGTTTCTAAAACTGGAAAATATTAGCACTTGGCACCAGGTAAACACGGGTCATTTTGGTGGCTGCTGAATCCTGTTATTTCTGCTGGCCATTTTGGTATGTAGCAGTCTGTACCCAATTAATCTTTTCTACTTCATCGGCCAAGAAATGGAAGCGCTTGGTGTAATCCTGAATCCACCTGCCCTTGTGGCCACTGGACAAATTTGTGTTTCGTTCCCTGGAGGAAAGTATCAAGTAAGCCACATCTATAACTAACACTCTGTACACACCCTCCACTAGGATACAAGCAGATCCAGATGTCTGTCCAAATGGGTTCTTGATGGTAACAGTGTATTTCCCCAGATCAGATAGTTCTCCATCCCGAACCACCAGTGCCACAAAATCTGGGTCTTCAAAAACATAGCGGTATTTGGAGCCGTCTTTCAACTCTTTGCCATCTTTGTACCAGACGATGAATGGATCTGGGAAAGCGCTAACCCTGCACTCCAGCTTTGCAGCACTCCCCTCCAGGAGAACCACATCTTTGAGTTCCTGTAAGATCTTGGGAGGACCTTTCTCCCGCAGCTCTTTACGAGATCTGTGTGTCAAACACAacaatttgtttttctataGCAATTATTAACATATTTTGCAGGCAAAATACACTTGAAAATCACTGATGTCAAAGACCAAACATTCTCTAAGGTACCTGTGGCCTCGGAAAGAGGCTTGGATGCGAATGGCAGCCTCTTGGATCTGAGGATCATTGATGTTTAGCGTGCACCCAGGCGGGGGTGCAGCCTTAGCTTTGGACATCTGTGATCAGAACTGGAAATTGCCAGTTATAAGGAATCTGAAAATAATTTCTACAGATCAGTTATACATTATACACCTGTGAATACATTTGCAGCAGAACTTATTCACAggttcctcctcctgctctgacAGATCAGGAGGTCTCCAGTTGTGAGGAACATGAACATACATTACTAAGATACACAAATATGTTACCTTACAATTTTGTCTTGTCTTCAGTCTTAATGTCCCATATCTTACCCTCCACTTGAGATGTACTCAAGAGTCAGCAAACTTGAGAGACTTCAGGCTTTATATCTTAAGGCCAGGAGGAGCCTTTTCAGTCCACAAGGACCAAGGCAGAGCAGGCATCACTTAAGACATTCCCTCTCCTACTCTGGATCTTCATATTAGGAAATACTCAGCAGGACAAGGGTGATTGAAGATGCACAGCAAATGCTACAGATATAGAAGTTTGTCCATCCTTATATAGCCTTTGCATCAAATACTCTGGAGAAGGACTTGAGCAGTTAAATCAATTAGTGGTTATTTACATGCCAAAGGGAGAGGCTGAAATGTGAGAGGTCCCTGgtgaaaatacagaaacagaagTTGTTGTCTGCTGGGACGCTCACAGTGATCAAACACCAAAACTGACCACAGTCCGAGACTGTAGCATGAAGTCATAGACCTATAAAGATCCTCGGCTTGAGTGGCAACATCAACATATCCCTGCTATTTTTATGTCTATTAACTATTAGCAGCAGGGCATATAATGGCTGACATTTACTTAGACACATTAATACATGTAAGGGAatatcctgtttttgtttgtaactgATATTATAGTAATACAGGTTTATGTGACGCAGATTGAACTTAATTTGCAACTTGGAATTCCACTTCCAGTGACTGCAACAATTGTCATCCAAAAACAACATTATATTCATATATCTATGTAACGTTTCCTTTATTATTCATAGCCTTAACAGCTGTCATGCCTATTCCATGCCAGGTTCAGAGagttcacaaaataaaatagcaagTAGCTGCAACAAATACTATcactcaataaataaacaaatgcaaacacacaaaaagcattcaaattcatataatcaaaataaagaaCTAGTCATTCATTGAACaaactattttctttttgagTCTTATGTCCATCACATGAGGCACTGCAATACATTCCACAAAATACAGTATAGGATGTTGATACAAAATGTGGAGGTTTTGTTATCTTGCATTAGAAACCCTGCTGTCAGTTTACACATAACTGCAAGTAAATTTCATATGGTTACAGAACAGAGTTAGTACATTGCAGGGAATTTAACACTGTTAAGCAACATTGTATTTTCATGCTTATCTTTCCTGTGTTCATTCAAGTTGAAATATTCCCCATGTTGATTAGTTTCCATTCTGCCACAAATTGAGCTAAGACAAATAACTGCATTAATCAACTGCAGCGATTATGCAACGTCAGAATATATAGAATTAGTAAAATCATTTCATGATTAGCCTACTAAATAACCCCATCAATTAATACACGGATTAAAACTATTTGTAATTTTATGCATTATGTAGCTTTATGGGATATCACCTAATCAGACACATGAGTGTCATGCTATGGCAGCTCTTAAAATTAAATCCACAGCTATAAGGAGATCAGATAAATTACACCTTATGTGTTATGTTTGCAAATCCTTACTTGAATTTGATACATATAACaacaaaatgattgaaaatCCAAAATTTGTGCAAATGTTTCACATGCTGATCATAAAACTGGACTTGCCCTTGGATGGCAAagctatataaaagcaacatTACAACTTATCTACACTAGTAAATTAAATACTCAATGTATCATTAAAATGTATCGTATAACAGCTAATGTAATGTTTAATTCCATCTTTTACAGTAACACCCCCTCCCttatttttgaagaaaaagGGTCTCTGAACTATCTTCCATTTAACAAACTTGGTAATATCTAAAAACCAAATAATACAAACTCCTTTCCAAAGCAGTAGGTCTAACAGCTGAAAATCAGAACTAAAATAATAAGAGTTAATATACTTGCTATCACCAATGTGTGGATGAAAATCCTCTCTCAATAATTATTCATAAAAtaagctgtgtgttttttttttttttttttttaatgctaacAAATGCTAACTCTTTAAGGGCACTTGTGAGGCACCCTAATATCACCATTAGGTTTCTAGAGTGATTTACTTTACCTTGGAAACCCTAAATGATCTCATGTCATACTAGTATCTCGTGTAAACGTCTGCATGCACAATCAGTGTGTAATTTGACTGCCTGACTTGGCACAGTAAAAACTTTGCACTGAACTCGGAGATGAGTGTAAATATTCCTGTATGGGTAATCAAAGTGCATTGGGCATTGAGCAGATAATAATTGGACTAAGTTGAGATGGAATCTAGTGTTTTTAGTGTTGGCGGCAGCAACTCCCAAAAGTGCCCACAGGACCAAGTGCCAGCACTGTGACAGTCTCACATGCAGCCACTGGCATTGCCATTGCTTTGAGCAGATGCGTTTTGAATGGGGAAACTTTCTGGTAGTGCAAAAtgctcacccccacccccaccccctatCCCATTCGGGAACATTAgagcaaaacattttgcattgATGTAAAGTGTTGTATTCTAATAGCCCTTGTAGAAGATTCACCATCATAACCTCTTACCCTTTTTTTAAGCCCATTCTGGAACCGCTACAATTTTGACGATTGTTTGAGGTGCTATGACAATATAAAAGCTCAGCTGGCACAATATACACTGCTCTAAAGTTATAGATTTCTCTTcatattcaaaaatatttatcatTATAGGTTGTAATCATTGATCAAAGACAGAATTAGACATCATACAATTGACTTCCATATTCCAATAGCATTACTCATAGTCATTTGGCTGCTACTCTTAAAATGGGGGCCATATGATAATGAGACCCAGATTGTAGATGGGTCACTGTGGGAAAGGCATCATTTGTCTTATAATTTACCGAGAGTTGTCTTCAGCAGTTCTTGTTTTTGGGGTCTCATGCATGGCTTATGCACTTTTCTCACATGACGCATTAAAATTGTATGACAGTCATGTTGGGCCTATTGATGGTGAGTTACCACAATAAGCCAGGATGTGTCCTCTCAGTTTAGAGATGACGGTAAGAAAGAAAGTAATTATTTTATCCAAAATTTTTGCAAAGGTACAAACCTTGAGGTACTAACTTGATGACATTCTGCCTTATATGAACAAGGTCCACCATATAAAGAAATGCAACCACGCTCTGGTACTAACATTTCCCTCAGGCTTGAAGGAAGGCATTCTTTCAGGTTTTCTTTGAGAACCAGTATGGCCTCtctaaaaacacaaagaggtGATGTCTTTGTAGATCAGGGCCGATGctggtttcttgtgtttgtATCCTCTCCCGACCAAGTCCAACAACTCACACCAGGAGTGACCACCCCTATCTCTTGGCCCAAAGTCTTGACTCGCTGTGAGCATGTGCCCCTCTTACGATTCTGCCAGCTTGTGTTTAGGAGCCTGTTTTCACTGGGTGACAGTGGTGGGTGAGACTGGCATATTTGGGATGGTGGGGCTCGTGGGGGTTTGTGGCGAGCTCTGGTAGGACCGTAAGAGAACTTTGTGCTTGGTGGCCACCTCCTCTCGCTTGTGCTGCTGGTCAGCCAGGAATTCCTTGAGACGGGTTGTTGTAAAGGTGAGAGTCTGCCTACGAAGGCGCATCAGGTAGGCATCTTGGAGCCAAGAGTTATTGAAGCAGTCCTTGATAGATGGACGAGCCCTGGTAAAGAGCAGAATGTAAAGATTCAAATATTTTTCAAGTGATGATTGCAGTGATACCTTAGTGCATGAACATGCAGTATATATAATCAATGCCTTATACAATTctcaaatatgtttttgcatgtgaacATTCCCATATAAATCTAAAGAATTTACTTTTAGAGGAAATAGCTTGCAAGGTtaaataagaatgaaaaaatTGAATGAGACTGCATATTTTCAGACAGATGGAACCTATTAATTGAGTAAATGATCACTTGTATCAAATAAAGAACACTTTCTGTGGTTGTAAAATCAGGTCTTTCATTCAAAGTTAATGACAGTCAACCAGCAAATATAATATGCTCAAAATATACCAGTTCATATAGGCTAATAATGTTATCATTTATACTTGCCAATATAAGCCAAATTTTGTGTGCAGTAATGGACAATACAGATTGTGAGCACATGTAGAGCTTACCAAGGGTAGCTACAGAGGATCTTTTTAAGGAACAGAGAGGCACTTTGGGACACATTCTGGTAGAGTTTAGAGAGGTCAAACTTTGCTGCCTGGATCCTGGCTTCAGTCTCCTGTGGATCATTCTCCAAGAAAGGTGACCTCCCACTCAACCTGCATAATCAGGTATAGTTTGGAAATACATGTCAATAAGGTGGATTTCTCAGACCACATGCACAATGTgcactaaaataaaaacacattagtaAATTGGTCACTGGGCTGGTTCGTTGAATTACAACAGCATTACTTTGAATAATGCGCATTTCTTATAAGTACAGTGTCCAGTACAGGAAAGGCATCTTTGCAAATGCAGTTAacaaatcactgattcttgagaatttggataaatcatgtcccactaagaaaaatgctatttctgctggaaatttacaacattttaatgaataaaaagaatcaaaggcATAATCAGgaggtcctttgcacatttgtaaggttcttttataggtttatttttaatttttattaatttaatgattatatgttggcccatggcctacaaaaccagttgtccttaGATAGGAGATAGTCATTTCAActtaattaaaacaacaaaaagtaataatttcattgaataatatctttaccacatgaaagagtacatcataatatctattaaaaactacaaacaatgggttttgaacaatatttactattattttgtggttgctcaaaatgtgtcccagatattcgtcaccaccgtcagatatttatttaaaaaataataataaaaaaactacaaggtcaattacattcctgagggccccttttcaaaccttcagctctaatgcatgcttcaagaccgctcaggctcctggaagtttgctattttctcttaaatctcttcatatttttggacactgctactgtcacaaccataaattgtcaacaccgtcacttctgtataaaaaatattaaattagattgtggaataaatgtatactttttaagaagaggtctgatgtaggtagcaacaggagggaaacaagatggctaatgtgaacaactcatgcttatcatgtgaaagagtaggttttgtcaccactgtcagacgtcacccaccgtcaggttttctgtgtgacggtgatgactgaagtctgaaaaatgcttataacagtgctcaggattcttattttttgtaccaaatagttaaataaagttgttaagcaagaagccattgacttgagtggtataaattttggaaatgtatgttgtaatgaggccactgtcaccaccgtcagattagtgtcaccaccgtcagaggcagttatatttgttttaaatgaatatgcttacaatgtGTTTCtctggtgctgttgagttattaaagtaatagtctctttaatacaaaaatacgtttttcaaataaaaaaaaaaaaaaacattacggtgccggtgttgacaaaaacaaagtagcctaataactggaaaaacctattttatgaaaaaaatgcaaaatgaggaggttgcaccggtacattgctgaacagccaagaccttggcctataatgatataccttcagattttgtaatttaatgcacttttttttcaaaattaaaacctgttttatccaaattcccaagaatcagtgaaatctTTACTCACAAACATTTCTGTTTAAAAGGGATTTACTGTGCAGAAACCATGAAAGTAACAGTACTCACATGATGAAAGCCAAAACGCCTATGCTCCAGATGTCAGCTGGAGGGCCCACCACATCTCCTTTCAACATTTCTGGAGCTGGAAAGAGAAGacatggaaatgaaaaacaagtcaacaacaaCACTCCATCCTCATTCGAGCTATAATTACATCTGCAGATCACTAATATTTGGCAGCCTATAGTTTATGACATCCTGTATTTGATGTGTGTCAttacttgctgctgtttgcatggctctctaaaatatgtaaatgatcagttttagtttgtttaatttaatgtCTGACAGAAGACATTCTTTTTCACAGCCAGGGCACACCATAAACATAACACAGTTCCACAAGTAGGTCTTTTACATATATTCTCCTTGTATTTCATTGTTTCTGTGTCCTTGGGTAACAGTTGTAAAAGAGTTGCTACTCTTAATGGGTTACCTCAATAGATAAAggattattttacattttcacatgcaATGTATGCTTAAAGAAGCAATACGTAAGAATTTTATCCcctcatttcacaaaatgaccataatatatctgcatGTGTTTGACTGAGTTGCTGATGAATATCATTAACTCAATATTAGATGCTCAAATTTCTGGCACTCAGTGCTCACTTCCTAATTAGTAGTCTAGTTTTGAGCTTGCTTCCCCACCCCAGGGCTTCATACCGCATTCATTTTGCATTGCGTTGATATATTACCTCTTCACCATCGAGCTTACTCATCTCTGTTTCAAAAATGTGACTTCACAGTGCAGTTTTCTGTCTAAACTGCTGAGATAAATTCCAGTGTGTTAATCCTTTTTGTGGCTATCCTCCAGTTTGTTAGCAGAGTATGTGTTGGATTGACCTGTGCCTGTTCATTTCTTTGGTTCTCGATCGGTTGTGAAAATCAGGACCCTTACACATGTATTCTAGTGTACCAACAGGAGGGCTGAACTGCTTGAGGAAGAGAGGGTTGAAGCTCTGGGCGCTGCCAAAGTCAATGATTTTGATGACATTCATGTAGGTGACAATGACGTTCTCTGGCTTGATGTCCAGGTGGAGGATGCGTCGGGTGTGCAGGTAGTCCAGGCCCTGGAGAATCTGAACAATATAGGCCACCACGTCATCCTCCGAGTAGCGGAATCTGAAAGACACCAGAGAACAACAGGGCTGAATATTTTGAAGGCATTTACTCATAGATTCATTTCTGGCTAATCTTGAAAAAACGAGTCAAGTCTTTAATTTATCCACTGGTACACTTGATCTTTTCACTTTGTTGAGATCACATATTCATCTACCCTCACTCTTTACTGATGGAAAATAAGATGAGAGCAATATACCAAACAACAgccaaaaattcagttttttctgttttactacTCAGTATTACCAACTAATAACTATAATACAAGCTATGGCCGTTTTTAACCAAACATTCAAGACAATATAAAGGAATTCACTGATTCCCACTGTAAAAGGTATTTTGCTTTGTCTTCTCATTGAGTATAATGGAGTATCAGTTACTGTACTCCCATCAGCAAAGTGCCAATTTACTACAGAAAGTTAGTTTTTTTGCCTGTACCTGTCTATGAGGCTGTACAGCAGCTCCTTCCCACTGCAGCACTCAGAGATGAGGACCAGGTAACGTGGTGTGACGTAGGCTTCGTGCAGAGACATGATCTTCTCATGGTGAAGTGACTTGAGGATGTCGTACTCCTGCAGCACCGCCTGCTTGTTGTCTGCCTCGTATGGTACAATCTTAGCCATGAACAGATTGCCCGTGGCGTTCTCCCGACACTCACGGATAACACCAAACCGACCCCTGTGTGAGGAGGAATAAAAGAGGCATACATATTTGGGTGTATCTAGTGGGGGTTGTTTTTTTAGTGTGGGCTTAACTACATAAGGAAAGAAAGCAAATTCAAGGAACACATCAAGAAAAAGTTCAAAGCTTTTAATCCACTGGCTTGTTGATTGAAATGCATTAGACGCTTACAAACTGCTAACACATTTTAGCCTTGTTGGTCAGAATGAAACAGTTCCATGCAGAATAAAGttgctttaacttttttttattatgagtagatttcttttgttttctgatgTTAAAAATCAATTTTGTCAAACAATTGAGTTACCAATGCTTTTAACACTCTACTTTGTTTTCAGGATTTGTAGTTGCAAAGTAGTTCTGCCTAACCAATACAATCATTACCTGGCTTTCTCATCCATGAAGGTGTAAGGTTTTTGAGGAACTCCCTGCCGCAGAGATCCCTCTCCAGGTCTCCCCAAGGGTGTCCTGCGTCCAGAAGGGGTTATCCGCCCCGATGGGGTGATTCGTCCAGATGGGGTACTGTGGCTGTCACCTCCTTGCCCCACTGGTGTCAGACTAGACACGAGCACCACAGGTGGGGAGACAACAGGAGTGGCAGCGGGGATGCTGGTTGCTGGGGTGGAGGCGGATGGGGAAGGAGGTGTAACACGAGTTGTTGCAGCTGGTAT includes:
- the LOC115380185 gene encoding CAVP-target protein, encoding MSKAKAAPPPGCTLNINDPQIQEAAIRIQASFRGHRSRKELREKGPPKILQELKDVVLLEGSAAKLECRVSAFPDPFIVWYKDGKELKDGSKYRYVFEDPDFVALVVRDGELSDLGKYTVTIKNPFGQTSGSACILVEVPAKVSKGPDNIKAKKGTTVTLKAEISGEPPPDVAWLKDGDDIEEDDRVFYDIGETNTILTIKHAKMSDAGKYEVFVENNLGTDQSFARVDIL